A single region of the Nicotiana sylvestris chromosome 6, ASM39365v2, whole genome shotgun sequence genome encodes:
- the LOC104220878 gene encoding uncharacterized protein has protein sequence MDQNVPVMAKKFWKIVRVAFFMLRKGLSKRKLMFDLSLLMKRGKIASKAAIQNLMFHHNNNNTYGHQCPSSTSSSKEYYEFNCSNSPAFHLPFNLNKRSKHSHHHAPATDDDVLMVNAAVLKALEMIQSETASPALPGFGRTPTVRQLRVTDSPFPLRDGEGNSHVDEKADEFISRFYRDLRREASAFA, from the coding sequence ATGGATCAAAATGTACCAGTAATGGCAAAAAAGTTCTGGAAAATAGTTCGAGTAGCTTTTTTCATGCTGAGGAAAGGGTTATCAAAGAGGAAACTAATGTTTGATCTCAGCTTATTAATGAAGCGTGGCAAAATTGCTAGCAAAGCCGCCATTCAAAACCTCATGTTCcaccataataataataatacctACGGCCACCAATGTCCTTCCTCCACCTCATCTTCCAAAGAGTACTACGAATTCAACTGCAGTAACAGCCCTGCTTTCCACCTTCCCTTCAACCTCAACAAGCGCAGTAAGCACAGTCATCACCATGCACCTGCAACTGACGACGACGTTTTAATGGTGAACGCTGCTGTGTTGAAGGCGTTGGAGATGATTCAGAGTGAAACGGCGTCGCCTGCTTTGCCTGGATTTGGGAGAACTCCTACGGTGAGGCAATTAAGGGTAACTGATTCGCCGTTTCCTCTTAGAGATGGAGAGGGTAACAGTCACGTGGATGAGAAAGCTGATGAATTCATTTCAAGATTCTACAGAGATTTGAGACGAGAAGCTTCTGCTTTTGCTTAA